A window from Phalacrocorax aristotelis chromosome 5, bGulAri2.1, whole genome shotgun sequence encodes these proteins:
- the LOC142057034 gene encoding LOW QUALITY PROTEIN: ETS-related transcription factor Elf-5-like (The sequence of the model RefSeq protein was modified relative to this genomic sequence to represent the inferred CDS: inserted 2 bases in 1 codon; deleted 2 bases in 2 codons), giving the protein MLESVTQSTFLSTTMIRDPLVAWTVLYGTTGDAYTTLDHQKCRLLFFLDIHPECWSKYNVCEWLQFCCDXKLNANCISFSHFTNINSLHLCNITQEESLDAADPSGKYLHYILRNFRMHSISFFTDAEETKTCLKDYLQNSYLQKGIRDLPLSSEESSTTLDSENRGKGIFLIVRSEALTKMWGQRK; this is encoded by the exons ATGCTGGAGTCAGTAACTCAGAGCACATTTCTGTCAACCACAATGATTCGTGAT CCTCTTGTGGCTTGGACAGTATTATATGGAACAACTGGAGATGCCTATACCACCTTGGATCATCAGAAATGCAG ATTATTATTCTTTCTGGACATCCATCCAGAATGCTGGAGTAAGTACAATGTCTGTGAATGGTTGCAGTTTTGCTGTGA CAAACTAAATGCCaactgcatttccttttcccacttt ACAAATATCAACAGCTTACACTTGTGCAACATAACACAGGAAGAGTCCCTAGATGCTGCAGACCCTTCTGGTAAATACTTGCATTACATCCTACGGAATTTCAGGATGCACTC GATTTCGTTTTTTACTgatgcagaagaaacaaagacatgCCTTAAGGACT ACCTGCAGAATTCTTATTTGCAGAAAGGTATAAGAGACCTGCccctttcttctgaagaaagtaGTACCACCCTGGACTCAGAAAACAGGGGAAAAGGCATATTTTTGATTGTTAGATCAGAAGCTCTGACAAAGATGTGGGGACAAAGGAAGTAA